Proteins encoded within one genomic window of Guyparkeria hydrothermalis:
- the aroC gene encoding chorismate synthase — translation MSGNTFGTLFRVTTFGESHGPALGAIVDGCPPGLPLTEADLQADLDRRRPGTSRHTTQRREPDQVRILSGVFEGETTGTPIGLLIENVDQRSKDYSKIAEQFRPGHADYTYRQKYGRRDYRGGGRSSARETAMRVAAGAIAKKWLAETFGVTVRGHLSQLGPIRLDEGCFDWSAVGENPFFWPCAAQVPELESFMDDLRRSGDSVGAKVTVRAEGCPPGWGEPVFDRLDADIAHALMGINAVKGVEVGDGFDCVAARGTEFRDEITPEGFLSNHAGGVLGGISSGQDIVAHLALKPTSSIRLPGQSVDVHGESAEVVTTGRHDPCVGIRATPIGEAMLALTLMDHALRHRGQCGDVDSDTPVVPAGDGSTPGQ, via the coding sequence ATGTCAGGCAACACCTTCGGCACCCTGTTTCGGGTCACGACATTCGGCGAATCCCACGGACCGGCGCTCGGCGCGATCGTCGACGGCTGCCCGCCCGGGCTGCCGCTGACCGAGGCGGACCTGCAGGCAGATCTCGACCGGCGCCGGCCGGGCACCTCGCGGCACACCACGCAGCGTCGTGAGCCCGACCAGGTGCGCATCCTCTCGGGGGTGTTCGAGGGCGAGACCACCGGCACGCCCATCGGCCTGCTGATCGAGAACGTCGACCAGCGCTCCAAGGACTACTCCAAGATCGCTGAGCAGTTCCGCCCCGGCCATGCCGACTACACCTACCGGCAGAAGTACGGTCGGCGCGACTACCGCGGTGGCGGGCGTTCCTCGGCCCGCGAGACCGCCATGCGCGTCGCTGCCGGTGCGATCGCCAAGAAGTGGCTGGCCGAGACATTCGGCGTGACCGTGCGCGGGCACCTCTCGCAGCTCGGCCCGATCCGCCTGGACGAGGGTTGCTTCGACTGGTCGGCCGTCGGCGAGAACCCCTTCTTCTGGCCCTGTGCGGCACAGGTGCCGGAGCTCGAGTCCTTCATGGACGACCTGCGTCGCTCGGGCGACTCGGTTGGGGCCAAGGTGACGGTGCGCGCCGAGGGCTGCCCGCCGGGCTGGGGCGAGCCGGTGTTCGATCGTCTCGACGCCGACATCGCCCACGCGCTGATGGGGATCAACGCGGTCAAGGGTGTCGAGGTCGGTGACGGCTTCGACTGCGTTGCCGCACGCGGTACGGAATTCCGCGACGAGATCACGCCGGAGGGTTTTTTGAGCAACCATGCCGGCGGCGTGCTCGGCGGCATCTCCAGCGGGCAGGACATCGTCGCCCACCTCGCGCTCAAGCCCACCTCAAGCATTCGCCTGCCCGGGCAGAGCGTCGACGTGCACGGCGAGTCGGCCGAGGTGGTCACCACCGGTCGCCACGACCCCTGCGTCGGCATCCGGGCCACGCCCATCGGCGAGGCGATGCTGGCACTGACCTTGATGGATCACGCGCTGCGCCATCGTGGCCAGTGTGGTGATGTCGACAGCGACACGCCGGTGGTGCCGGCCGGGGACGGTTCGACGCCCGGCCAATGA